A single Planctomycetota bacterium DNA region contains:
- a CDS encoding glutamine--tRNA ligase/YqeY domain fusion protein — MTTAESKSPDFIRQIIADDRRADKNSGNVITRFPPEPNGYLHIGHAKSICLNFGLAAENDGRCHLRFDDTNPVKEEQEYIDSIKRDVQWLGFEWGKHEYYASDYFQQLYEWAVELIVKGLAYVDDQTAEQIRQTRGTLTKPGTPSPFRDRSVEENLALFDRMKNGEFPDGSHVLRAKIDMAAANVNLRDPVMYRILKARHHRTGDAWCIYPMYDYAHGQSDSIEGITHSICTLEFEDHRPLYDWFIEQLGIHHPQQIEFARLNLSYTVMSKRKLLQLVQEKHVAGWDDPRMPTLSGMRRRGYPAQAIRDFCNGIGVAKRDNTIEFARLEFHVREVLNRTARRAMAVLNPLKVVITNFPEGQTETMPAVNNPEDPAAGSRDVPFSKVLYIEREDFMENPPSKFFRLGPGREVRLRYGYWITCTQVIKDAAGEVVELHCTYDPATRGGEAPPDGRKVKGTIHWVSAAHALDVQVRLYDHLFTKEDPEDVPEGQSYLQNINPDSLKVVTAKVEPSLRAFAPGDAVQFERHGYFLVDADTKGDRMVFNRTTTLRDTWAKVQNKS; from the coding sequence ATGACGACAGCCGAGTCAAAGTCCCCAGACTTCATCCGCCAGATCATCGCCGACGACCGCCGCGCCGACAAAAACAGCGGCAATGTCATCACGCGCTTTCCTCCCGAACCCAACGGCTATCTGCACATCGGGCACGCCAAGTCAATCTGCCTCAACTTCGGCCTCGCCGCAGAGAACGACGGGCGCTGCCACCTCCGCTTCGACGACACCAACCCCGTCAAGGAGGAGCAGGAGTACATCGACTCCATCAAGCGCGATGTTCAGTGGCTCGGCTTCGAATGGGGCAAACACGAATACTACGCCTCCGACTATTTTCAGCAGCTCTACGAATGGGCGGTCGAACTGATCGTCAAAGGACTTGCCTACGTCGACGATCAGACCGCCGAGCAGATACGCCAGACGCGCGGCACGCTGACAAAACCCGGCACGCCCTCACCGTTCCGCGATCGCAGCGTTGAGGAGAATCTCGCGCTGTTTGATCGCATGAAAAACGGCGAATTTCCCGATGGTTCGCACGTCCTCCGCGCCAAGATCGACATGGCCGCCGCGAACGTCAACCTGCGCGACCCGGTGATGTACCGCATTTTGAAAGCCCGCCATCACCGCACCGGCGACGCGTGGTGCATCTACCCCATGTACGACTACGCGCACGGCCAGTCCGACTCCATCGAAGGCATCACGCATTCGATCTGCACCCTCGAGTTCGAAGACCACCGCCCGCTCTACGACTGGTTCATCGAGCAGCTTGGCATTCATCATCCGCAGCAGATCGAATTCGCCCGGCTCAACCTCTCGTACACCGTCATGTCCAAGCGCAAGCTGCTTCAGTTGGTGCAGGAAAAGCACGTCGCCGGCTGGGACGATCCGCGCATGCCGACGCTCTCGGGCATGCGCCGCCGCGGGTACCCGGCTCAGGCCATCCGCGATTTCTGCAACGGGATCGGCGTCGCCAAGCGGGACAACACCATCGAGTTCGCCCGCCTCGAGTTCCACGTCCGCGAAGTGCTCAATCGCACCGCGCGGCGCGCCATGGCGGTGCTCAATCCGCTCAAGGTCGTCATCACGAATTTCCCCGAGGGCCAGACCGAGACGATGCCCGCGGTGAACAATCCCGAAGACCCCGCCGCCGGCTCGCGCGATGTGCCGTTCTCGAAGGTGCTCTACATCGAGCGCGAGGACTTCATGGAGAACCCCCCGAGCAAATTCTTCCGGCTTGGCCCGGGGCGCGAGGTGCGGCTGCGCTATGGCTACTGGATCACCTGCACGCAGGTCATCAAGGACGCCGCCGGCGAAGTCGTCGAGTTGCACTGCACGTACGACCCCGCCACGCGCGGCGGCGAAGCGCCGCCCGACGGCCGCAAGGTCAAGGGCACGATCCACTGGGTCTCCGCCGCCCACGCCCTCGATGTCCAAGTGCGCCTCTACGACCATCTTTTCACGAAGGAAGACCCCGAAGATGTGCCAGAAGGTCAGTCGTACCTTCAGAACATCAACCCCGATTCGCTCAAGGTGGTCACCGCCAAGGTCGAACCGAGTCTGCGCGCATTCGCCCCCGGCGACGCCGTGCAGTTCGAGCGGCACGGCTACTTCCTCGTTGACGCCGACACGAAGGGCGACCGCATGGTCTTCAACCGCACCACCACGCTGCGCGATACATGGGCCAAAGTGCAGAATAAATCCTGA
- a CDS encoding S1 RNA-binding domain-containing protein, with the protein MTESSSSSPTPLDAQLEKEIADALGDQTIEELMQADAPPRKSAAVPEDEADPRARFGTVAGIRDNEVYVEFSAKEQGVCALDQFHKKPRVGDRIEFIVDSVIPGEGLLRLLIPGGAGKADWKTLAKDQIIDAMVVGMNTGGLELKVANQRAFMPVSQIELGRVEDLTPYVNKKLRCKVMELDRKRKRIVLSRRAVLEVEEAANRKELVKTIQIGETREGVVRRVQNFGAFVELVPGVDGLVHVSDISYQRIENPADVLSVGQKVTVKVLKVSEEGDRISLSIKEAGPDPWQGIEARYAQGADLTGTVTRLAAFGAFVELEPGVEGLIHISQLSDQRVDRVEQAVKVGQQVTARITEVDPRKHRIGLSIRALTAKDVHNTTETTSKEDLAKYVVKDTKKARTGESLGALLSKFSNSSGQKGGIG; encoded by the coding sequence ATGACCGAGTCATCCTCATCGTCGCCCACCCCGCTCGATGCGCAGCTCGAAAAAGAGATTGCCGACGCGCTGGGCGATCAGACCATCGAAGAACTCATGCAGGCGGACGCCCCTCCCCGCAAGTCCGCCGCCGTCCCCGAGGACGAAGCCGACCCGCGCGCCCGCTTCGGCACCGTCGCCGGCATCCGCGACAACGAAGTCTACGTCGAGTTCAGCGCCAAGGAACAAGGCGTCTGCGCCCTCGATCAGTTCCACAAAAAACCCCGCGTCGGCGATCGCATCGAGTTCATCGTCGACTCAGTCATCCCCGGCGAAGGCCTCCTCCGCCTGCTCATCCCCGGCGGTGCCGGCAAGGCCGACTGGAAGACCCTCGCCAAGGATCAGATCATCGACGCGATGGTCGTCGGCATGAACACCGGCGGGCTCGAACTGAAGGTCGCCAATCAGCGGGCGTTCATGCCCGTGAGCCAGATCGAGCTCGGCCGCGTCGAGGATCTGACGCCTTACGTCAACAAGAAACTCCGCTGCAAGGTCATGGAACTTGACCGCAAGCGCAAGCGCATCGTGCTCTCCCGTCGCGCGGTGCTTGAAGTCGAGGAAGCCGCCAACCGCAAGGAGCTTGTCAAGACGATTCAGATCGGCGAGACGCGCGAAGGCGTCGTCCGCCGCGTGCAGAACTTCGGCGCATTTGTCGAACTCGTCCCGGGCGTGGACGGCCTCGTGCATGTCTCCGACATCAGCTATCAGCGCATCGAGAATCCCGCCGATGTGCTCAGCGTCGGGCAGAAAGTCACCGTCAAAGTGCTCAAGGTCTCTGAAGAGGGCGATCGCATCTCGCTGAGCATCAAGGAGGCGGGCCCCGATCCGTGGCAGGGCATCGAAGCCCGCTACGCCCAGGGCGCTGACCTGACCGGCACCGTCACCCGCCTCGCCGCCTTCGGCGCCTTCGTCGAGCTCGAGCCGGGCGTCGAAGGCCTGATCCATATCAGCCAGCTTTCCGATCAGCGCGTCGACCGGGTCGAACAGGCCGTCAAAGTCGGCCAGCAGGTCACCGCCCGCATCACCGAAGTCGACCCGCGCAAGCATCGCATCGGTTTGTCCATTCGCGCCCTGACCGCCAAGGATGTCCACAACACCACCGAAACGACCAGCAAGGAAGACCTCGCCAAATACGTCGTCAAGGACACCAAAAAGGCGCGCACCGGCGAATCCCTCGGCGCCCTACTGAGCAAATTCTCCAACTCCTCCGGCCAAAAAGGCGGCATCGGGTAA
- the feoB gene encoding ferrous iron transport protein B, with the protein MTTASPQPPLTHTDHAEVVLVGNPNTGKSTLFNRLTGARQRVGNYPGVTVEKKSGSARCGDQTVTIIDLPGTYSLAAISADERVVIDALTGHLSGMRRPDLVVCVVDATNLIRNLFLASQVADTGLPIVVALNMIDAAKEQHITLDLPLLSERLGVPVIPTVGNRNEGVTELRAAIAAALNHPPKPHRMTWPPAVEAAADLIAQGVRRETGTPIERAEALRLLFDIDSSIADRLHWSAEPRHKTLASAHELLHQAHLETLHAESILRYGYLAEQLEDAVHHPTERPVTRTESIDQILTHRIAGLVVFIAVMYFVFWSIYSFAAPFMDMIDAGFSVLSDWARQALAGTPVLADLVADGIIAGVGGVLVFLPQILILFFFISLLEDTGYMARAAFLMDKLFSWCGLSGKSFVPMLSSYACAIPGVMATRTIEDPKARLTTILIAPLMSCSARLPVYILLIGAFIEPKYGAFWASFALFVMHFVGLIVALPIAFVLNKLVFKGRASTFVMEMPPYRVPAMADVLWRMWIRAREFLLRAGTIILAMTVIIWALTYFPRPDSVRADLVQRIAAEHHVSSADADKLIDGELADDLDAAYLEQSYMGRMGKIVQPIFAPAGFDWKITVGVLSSFPARETIIATLGILYQQGGDVDEDSENLRKVMADSKWPDGRAVFTPVVSFAIMVFFALCMQCGATLAVIARESAWKWSLFVFVYMTVLAWIGAVATYQIGTALFG; encoded by the coding sequence GTGACCACCGCCTCTCCCCAACCGCCGCTCACTCACACCGACCACGCCGAGGTCGTCCTCGTCGGCAATCCCAACACCGGCAAAAGCACGCTCTTCAATCGCCTCACCGGCGCACGCCAGCGCGTCGGCAACTACCCCGGCGTGACCGTCGAAAAGAAATCCGGCTCCGCCCGATGCGGCGATCAGACCGTCACGATCATCGACCTGCCCGGCACGTACAGTCTCGCCGCCATCTCCGCCGACGAACGCGTCGTCATCGATGCTCTGACCGGTCATCTATCGGGCATGCGACGCCCCGACCTGGTCGTCTGCGTCGTCGATGCGACGAACCTGATCCGCAATCTCTTCCTCGCCTCGCAGGTCGCCGACACGGGCTTGCCGATTGTCGTCGCTCTCAACATGATCGACGCCGCGAAGGAGCAGCACATCACGCTCGACCTGCCGCTCCTGTCCGAACGGCTGGGCGTCCCGGTGATCCCGACGGTGGGAAATCGCAACGAGGGCGTGACGGAGCTGCGCGCCGCGATCGCGGCGGCGCTGAACCATCCGCCCAAGCCGCATCGCATGACCTGGCCCCCGGCGGTCGAGGCGGCGGCCGACCTGATCGCTCAAGGGGTGCGACGCGAAACCGGGACCCCCATCGAACGCGCCGAGGCGCTGCGCCTTCTTTTCGACATCGATTCGTCCATCGCCGACCGCCTGCACTGGTCCGCCGAGCCGCGGCACAAAACGCTCGCCTCGGCGCACGAACTTCTGCACCAGGCCCATCTCGAAACGCTGCACGCCGAGTCGATCCTGCGCTACGGCTACCTCGCGGAGCAGCTTGAAGACGCCGTGCATCATCCAACCGAGCGCCCCGTGACGCGCACCGAATCGATCGATCAGATTCTGACGCATCGCATCGCCGGGCTCGTCGTCTTCATCGCCGTGATGTACTTCGTCTTCTGGTCCATCTACAGCTTCGCCGCCCCGTTCATGGACATGATCGACGCGGGCTTCTCCGTGCTCAGCGACTGGGCGCGCCAGGCGCTCGCCGGCACGCCCGTCCTCGCCGACCTCGTCGCCGACGGCATCATCGCCGGCGTCGGCGGCGTCCTCGTGTTTCTCCCGCAAATCCTCATCCTTTTCTTTTTCATCTCCCTCCTCGAAGACACCGGCTACATGGCCCGAGCCGCCTTCCTGATGGACAAACTCTTCAGTTGGTGCGGCCTGAGCGGAAAAAGCTTCGTGCCCATGTTGTCCAGCTACGCGTGCGCCATCCCCGGCGTGATGGCGACGCGCACCATCGAAGACCCCAAAGCCCGGCTCACCACGATCCTCATCGCGCCGCTGATGAGCTGCTCCGCGCGACTGCCCGTCTATATCCTGCTCATCGGCGCGTTCATCGAACCCAAGTACGGCGCCTTCTGGGCGAGTTTCGCCCTGTTCGTCATGCATTTCGTGGGCCTGATCGTCGCGCTGCCGATCGCCTTCGTGCTCAACAAGCTCGTGTTCAAGGGCCGGGCGTCGACGTTCGTGATGGAGATGCCGCCGTATCGTGTCCCGGCGATGGCGGATGTGCTTTGGCGCATGTGGATTCGCGCCCGCGAATTTCTTCTCCGCGCCGGCACCATCATTCTCGCCATGACCGTCATCATCTGGGCGCTGACGTACTTCCCCCGCCCCGATTCGGTGCGCGCCGATCTCGTGCAGCGGATCGCCGCCGAGCATCATGTGTCCAGCGCCGACGCCGACAAGCTGATCGACGGCGAGTTGGCGGACGATCTGGACGCGGCGTACCTGGAGCAGAGCTACATGGGCCGCATGGGCAAAATCGTGCAGCCGATTTTCGCGCCGGCGGGTTTTGACTGGAAGATTACCGTCGGCGTCCTGTCCAGCTTCCCCGCCCGCGAAACGATCATCGCCACGCTCGGCATCCTCTATCAGCAGGGCGGCGACGTCGATGAGGACTCGGAGAATCTGCGAAAGGTCATGGCGGATTCCAAATGGCCCGACGGCCGGGCCGTGTTCACACCCGTCGTCAGCTTCGCCATCATGGTCTTCTTCGCCCTGTGCATGCAATGCGGCGCGACGCTCGCCGTCATCGCGCGCGAGTCGGCGTGGAAATGGTCGCTGTTCGTGTTCGTGTACATGACGGTGCTGGCATGGATCGGAGCCGTGGCGACATATCAGATCGGCACGGCGCTCTTCGGCTAG
- a CDS encoding ferrous iron transport protein A has product MTLDQMKTGQSGRIDKVDGDGVLTQRLLAMGLLPGSSFKVIAVAPLGDPLTVELRGSRVSLRRVEAAALAVTPL; this is encoded by the coding sequence ATGACGCTCGATCAAATGAAGACCGGTCAATCGGGACGCATCGACAAAGTCGACGGCGATGGCGTTTTGACGCAGCGCCTGCTCGCCATGGGACTCCTGCCCGGATCGAGCTTCAAGGTCATCGCCGTCGCCCCGCTCGGTGATCCGCTGACGGTTGAACTGCGCGGCTCGCGCGTGAGTCTGCGTCGCGTCGAAGCCGCCGCACTGGCGGTCACACCCCTCTGA
- a CDS encoding NADH-quinone oxidoreductase subunit B produces MGIELAADNFITTQLRAVVNWARRSSMWPLPFATACCGIEFMATACSRTDLARFGAEVARFSPRQADMLVVAGRVSVKMMPVLQRIYEQMTEPKWVISMGACASTGGVFDTYAVVQGIDQYIPVDVYVPGCPPRPETLMEGIMTLQRIVDEDGLPPRGGKRRPLQIAIQPTHEVRPQPVPLTVGTT; encoded by the coding sequence ATGGGCATTGAACTGGCCGCCGACAATTTCATCACCACGCAGTTGCGGGCGGTCGTGAACTGGGCCCGGCGCTCGAGCATGTGGCCCCTGCCGTTCGCCACGGCCTGCTGCGGCATCGAGTTCATGGCCACCGCGTGCAGCCGGACCGACCTCGCCCGCTTCGGTGCGGAAGTCGCACGATTCTCCCCGCGTCAGGCCGACATGCTCGTGGTCGCCGGCCGCGTGAGCGTCAAGATGATGCCCGTCCTGCAGCGCATCTACGAACAGATGACCGAGCCCAAGTGGGTGATCTCCATGGGTGCCTGCGCCTCGACCGGCGGCGTGTTCGACACCTACGCCGTCGTGCAGGGCATCGACCAGTACATCCCCGTCGACGTCTATGTGCCCGGCTGCCCGCCCCGTCCCGAAACGCTCATGGAGGGCATCATGACCCTACAGCGCATCGTCGACGAAGACGGTCTGCCCCCGCGCGGCGGCAAACGCCGCCCGCTCCAAATCGCCATTCAGCCCACGCACGAAGTCCGCCCTCAACCGGTCCCGCTCACCGTCGGCACGACCTGA